CAAATTATTAATGAATTGATAAACAATGGGTTAAATGGACAAACGCCCATTGCCGTAATTTACTCTGGAACATTGAGTGACCAAAAAACAATTACAGGCACATTGAACAATATCGTGGAAAAAATCCATAGGTTAAAACCTCCAACCATTAGCATTATTGGTGAGGTAGTAAATTTACGCCAATCACTTAATTGGTTTGAGAAAAAGCCGTTATTTGGCAAGAAGATTTTAATCACCCGGACAAGAGAACAGGCAAGTGAGTTAAGTAAATTATTAAAAACCTATGGGGCTTCGGTTGTCGAATTCCCGGTGATTAAAATCGTTCTACCTGTAGATGTTAAAAAATTAGACAATGCCATTACCCAACTTGATACTTATGATTGGATTATCTTTACCAGTGTTAATGGAGTAAAATACTTCTTTAATCAATTAAGAAAAATTGGCAAGGATATCCGCGAATTAAAAGGTCTAAAAATAGCCGCAATTGGTCCTGCAACTAACAAAATGCTCAGGGATTTAGAATTAAATGTTGATTACCAGCCTGAAGAAGAATGGACGCAGGAAGGATTGATTGAAGGATTTAAAAAATTTGAAATGAGAGGAAAAAGAGTTCTTGTGCCAAGAAGTGAAGAGGCGCGCCAGGTATTGATTGAAGGACTAAAAGAAATGGAGGCACAAGTAGATGATGTGGCGGCATATCGAACAATTAAAGAAGAATCAGATGTAGGTTATTTGAAAGAATTGTTATCTCGCGGCGAAATTGATATAATTACCTTTACCAGCTCATCTACAGTGACAAATTTCTGTTGTCTTTTTAATAAAGAGGAAATTAACCATCTTTTAAATAAAGTCAAAATAGCCTCTATTGGTCCTATCACTACTCAAAAGGCACAAGCCCTTGGTCTAAAAGTAGATATTACGGCTAAGGAATATACAATAAAAGGTTTAGTCAAGGCAATCCTTAAAGCGGAACTTCCCCTCAAAAGAGGGGTAGGTGTTTAGCGTGTTCTGAATGACGCTAATTTAAGGCGTAACTCTTTGGTAAATAATAGGATACCGATGTAAAATATTCCACCAGGAGTTTAATGCAAATATCAAAATGTAAAAATCAAAATTACAAAGCAAAATGCAAAAATACTTGTAAGGCAATAAAAAAAATCAAATATTAAAAATCAAAAATAAGAATAAAAGAATTCCTTAATTTTGATATTTGCTCTTTGATTTTTGATATGATATTTGATATGTCATTTTGCATTTTAATATTTAATTTTTATACCTCTTCCAACTCATACTTTCTTGTTCCTAATCCAATTTGCTGGGCATAAGCAAGTTGAGGTTCTCCGGTTAGGTTATGGATAATTCCCTGTAATTTATCTTTTCCTGGTTCAAGATTGCTTTTTAAGGCGGTATTTGGGATACCGATTTGTTGATTTACGAGGTCAATCGCCGCCTGGTCAATCGCCACAGGGTCTAATGAAGATAAAATGCCAACATCCGGAATGATATTAGCATCAGAATGCGGACAACAATCACAATCCGGGCTAACATCCATAATAAAATTAAAAAAACACGCCTTTTTATCTAAAAGAGCCCCGTAGGCAAATTCAACCATTCTCTCCTGAACAACTATCGAAGAAAGCCCCAGCCAATCAACATTAAAAACCTTATTCGGGCACATCACCAGGCATTCCCCACAACCAAGACATTTATTTTTATCAATTCTGGGTAATTTATTTTCAACATTTATTGCCTGTCCCGGGCAATTATCAACACAAATTAAACACCCCTGACAATTCTTTGCTTTGACTAACGGGACCGCATTGCAGTGCATTTTAAATTTACCACTACGGTCTGCCAGCCCCATCCCCATATTTTTTAGCGTGCCTCCAAAACCTGTAACCGCATGTCCCTTAAAATGGGCTAAACTAATCAACAAATCTGCTTCTTTAACTACTTGTGAGATTGTGACTGATTTAAAATGTTTTTTATTAATTGTTACCTCAAGTTTTGCCTCTCCTTTTAGTCCATCGCCAATGATTATTGGTGCTTGAACACAGGAATAAGTAAAGCCGTTGGCATAAGCGGTTTGCAGGTGTTTGACGGCATTGGCTCTACTGCCGGCATAAAGGGTATTCGTATCGGTCAGAAATGGATTTCCACCAGCCGCCTTGACATACTTGACTAACTCCCTTATCCAGATGGGATGAATAAATGCCAGATTACCCATTTCACCAAAATGGAGTTTGATGGCAATAAGGGCATTTTTAGTTACTAATTCATTTAACTTTAATTTTTTTAGCAATTTATTAAATTTAGCAAATGAATTCTCACCAAAACTTGCCCGCATATTCATAAAAAAAACTTTAGCCATAACTACTCTCCACTTTTTTCTAATCTTTACTCTGCGGTGAACGGTTACGAATTTTGTAATTT
The genomic region above belongs to bacterium and contains:
- the cobA gene encoding uroporphyrinogen-III C-methyltransferase produces the protein LECLQQAELVVYDYLANEELLNWVKNGAEVIYVGKKAGEHTFSQGQINQLLVDKANEGKVIVRLKGGDPFVFGRGGEEAEFLVENGIDFEVVPGVTSAVAVPAYAGIPLTHRKYTSLVTIITGHEALDKSSLPGSEIAKVGGTLVILMGTSKLEQIINELINNGLNGQTPIAVIYSGTLSDQKTITGTLNNIVEKIHRLKPPTISIIGEVVNLRQSLNWFEKKPLFGKKILITRTREQASELSKLLKTYGASVVEFPVIKIVLPVDVKKLDNAITQLDTYDWIIFTSVNGVKYFFNQLRKIGKDIRELKGLKIAAIGPATNKMLRDLELNVDYQPEEEWTQEGLIEGFKKFEMRGKRVLVPRSEEARQVLIEGLKEMEAQVDDVAAYRTIKEESDVGYLKELLSRGEIDIITFTSSSTVTNFCCLFNKEEINHLLNKVKIASIGPITTQKAQALGLKVDITAKEYTIKGLVKAILKAELPLKRGVGV
- a CDS encoding DUF362 domain-containing protein — encoded protein: MAKVFFMNMRASFGENSFAKFNKLLKKLKLNELVTKNALIAIKLHFGEMGNLAFIHPIWIRELVKYVKAAGGNPFLTDTNTLYAGSRANAVKHLQTAYANGFTYSCVQAPIIIGDGLKGEAKLEVTINKKHFKSVTISQVVKEADLLISLAHFKGHAVTGFGGTLKNMGMGLADRSGKFKMHCNAVPLVKAKNCQGCLICVDNCPGQAINVENKLPRIDKNKCLGCGECLVMCPNKVFNVDWLGLSSIVVQERMVEFAYGALLDKKACFFNFIMDVSPDCDCCPHSDANIIPDVGILSSLDPVAIDQAAIDLVNQQIGIPNTALKSNLEPGKDKLQGIIHNLTGEPQLAYAQQIGLGTRKYELEEV